The nucleotide sequence TTTCCCGACCGAGATGGGCTCACAGATCTATCGCGGCTGGCAGCCCCGCGGCGACGCGCCGGTCGTGATGATGCTCAAGCGCGCGGGCGCCACCATCATCGGCAAGACCACGACCACGGCATTCGCCTCGCGCGACCCGACGCCGACGCTCAATCCGCACAATGCCGGCCACTCGCCGGGCGGCTCCTCGTCCGGCTCGGCGGCAGCCGTCGGCGCCGGCATGATTCCGCTCGCGCTGGGCACCCAGACCGGCGGCTCGGTGATCCGCCCCGCGGCCTATTGCGGGGTTGCCGCGATAAAGCCGTCGTTCCGCATGCTGCCGACGGTCGGCGTCAAGTGCTATTCCTGGGCGCTCGACACGGTCGGCTTGTTCGGGGCTCGCGCCGAGGATCTTGCACGCGGATTGTTGGCAATGACCGGTCGCACCGAGTTCTCCGACATTGCCGCCGCCAAATCGCCGCGCATCGGCATCGTCAGGCAGGACTTTGCCGGGCCGGTGGAGCCCGCAGCCGAGCAGGGGCTGCAAGCTGCGATCAAGGCTGCCGAGCGCGCCGGCGCCAGCGTCGAGACCGTCGACATGCCGGAGGCGGTGCGTGAGGCCTGGCGCATTCATCCGATCATCCAGGATTTCGAGGCGCATCGCGCGCTCGCCTGGGAATTTTCCGAGCGTCACGACGAGATCGCGCCGATGCTGCGCGCCAGTCTCGATGCAACGGTCGGCCTGACGCCGAAACAATATGACGAGGCGCGCCGGATCGGACGGCGCGGCCGCCGCGAGCTCGGCGAAGTCTTTGAGGGCGTCGACGTGCTCTTGACCTACTCCGCGCCAGGCACCGCGCCAGCGAAGGAGCTCGCCACCACGGGTGACCCCCGCTACAACCGGCTCTGGACGCTGATGGGCAATCCTTGCGTCAACGTGCCGGTGCTGAAGGTCGGAGGCCTGCCGATCGGCGTGCAGGTGATCGCGCGTTTCGGCAACGATCCCGGCGCGCTCGCGGTTGCGCGTTTCCTGGAAGAGGCGCTGGCGAAGTCAAACTAGCGCGGGCTCGGCGCGAACGGCCTTCTGATCGGGCGCTTTGGGCGAGGACTTGCTGACGCCCGCATCTTTCCGCAGCCAACGCTCCGCGGCTTCGCGGCCGCTCCGGTGCAACAAACGGATGAAGCCGCGGCCGAGATCGGCGGATGAGCGTTGCGCCAATCCCTCGATCTCATCTTCCGCTGCAAGCCGAAACAGGCGCAAATCCGGTGCGGCGTGCGGCCGCGCCCATTCCAGCGCCGCGACTTCTGCATTGAGGGCGGCATTGGCCGCGATCTGATCGAGCCGGCGATCGATCGCCGCGAGCGTGATCGGCACATAGCTGTCGCGTGCCGGCGTGACCTGGACCAGCAGGAGGTCGGAGGCCGTCGAATGCTGCGCCAGCCGCAGCAGCGGCGGGTTGCCGCCAAAGCCGCCGTCCCAATAGGCCTCGCCGTCGATCTCGATGGCGCAGTGAACCAGAGGCGGGCAGGTCGAGGCCAGCGCGACATCGGCGGTGATCGCGTCATTGCCGAAGATCTGCTGCTGCCCGTCGCGGATCCGCGTCGCCGCGATCAGGAGCTTTGGGCATCCCGCCTGGCACAGAGCGGCAAAATTGATGTCGCGCGACAGCGCCTGCCGCAGCGGATCGAGGTCGAACGGATCGAACTGTCCGGAGCGAAGCGTCGGCCCGAACGCGACCGAGCTTCCCGCCGGCGAAAACCCGCCGACCAGCATCAGCGAACGGAACGAGGCCTCATGCATCAGCCGGACCCAGAACCGGTTCAGCCGGGCGCGGGCAGCTTCGCGTCCGCCCTCGGCGAGACCGGAGGCGAGCAGCAGTGCGTTGATGGCGCCCGCACTGGCGCCGCTGATGGTGTTGATCTCGATGGCTGGCTCTTCCAGGAGCCGCTCCAGCACGCCCCAGGTGAAGGCGGCGAAGGTGCCGCCACCCTGGAGCGCCAGCGACAGTTTTTGCGGAGGCCATTGCTCGGAGCGGACTCTCGTCGGCGTGCGCGCGGCGACGGCGGTCACGGAGACGATCGGAGCAGGTGCCTGCACCACAGGATCAGGCGTCCGCTGGTGCGGCGAGGAGGGAGCTGGCACCGGAGCGGGGGATGGCGAGGGGGCGCCGGACCAGATGTCTGCTGCGGCGAGCAGCATGCTTGCAGGCGTGCGCGCGGCACCCTGCAAACCACCTTCGTCATGCGTGCCGACAATCTTCTCGCTCATTCTGAGCTACCGCGTAACGCCATCTTCGCCGTCAGGATGACAGGCCCCGAACCCGTTGGCCACTCCAGCCGGGAATCGGCCGCGAGTTGCGAACAGGAATTGGCATATAATGCGGAGGGGGTGCGGCGATATCCGTACTTTTTCAGGCCTTACGTTTTCTGCCCGATCCGGCTCTCGGTGCCGGACTGCAACCGCTTGATGTTCTCCCGGTGCATGTAGAACAGCAGCAGCGTCAGCACCGCGGCCAGCGATGCCAGGGCCGGGTGGCCGAACCACCACAGGAACAGCGGCGTGACGAAGCTCGCGACCAGAGCCGACAGCGAGGAGTAGCGCGTGGTGAAGGCGGTTGCGAGCCAGAGCAGGCAGAACACCACGGCACCCGGCCAGAACAGGCCGAGCAGGATTCCGATATAGACCGCGACGCCTTTGCCGCCTTTGAACTTGAGCCAGACCGGGAAGAGATGGCCGAGGAAGGCGCCGAGCCCCGCCAGCATCGCGGCATTGGGGCCTGCAACGGAGCCCGCGATCACCACTGCCGCAGTACCCTTGAGCGCGTCGAGCAACAGCGTCGCCGCAGCGAGTCCCTTGCGGCCCGTGCGCAACACGTTGGTGGCGCCGATATTGCCGGAGCCGATCGAACGCAGATCCTGCGTGCCGGCAAGCTTTGTCAGGACCAGTCCGAACGGGATCGAGCCGAGGAGATAGCCGATGACAAAGGCTACGGGGAGGAACGCTTCAAGCCCCATGGTCCACTCTCCATGCCAGCCTAGACATGCTCATAGACCGTCCGCCCGCCGACGATGGTACGCATCACGCGCCCTGTAAAGCGGGCTTCGTCGAACGGGGTGTTCTTGCATGGCGATTTGAGATCGACGGGATCGACGACCCAAGGCGTATCGGGATCGACCACGATGACGTCCGCCGGCGCGCCCGGGCGCAAGGTTCCACCCGGCAGGCCAAGCAGCTCGGCAGGCCGGGTCGACATCGCGCGGATCAGCGTCTTCAGTTCCATCTCGCCATTATGCACCAGCCTGAGACCCGCCGGCAGCATGGTCTCGAGGCCGACGGCACCGGAAGCGGCCTCTGCGAACGGCAGGCGCTTGACCTCGACGTCCTGCGGATTGTGGTCGGACATGATGACATCGACGAGGCCCGAGGCCACCGCCGCGACCAGCGCGCGGCGATCGTCCTCAGTGCGCAGCGGCGGCGACAGCTTCAGGAAGGTGCGGTAGGGCCCGATGTCGTTCTCGTTCAGCGCAATGTTGTTGATCGAGACCGAGGCGCTGACGGAGAGCCCAGCGTCGCGGGCGCGCTTCAAAATGTCGAGGGAGTCGATGCAGGACAGCGAGGCCGCGTGGTAGCGGCCGCCGGTCAGCGCGACGAGCCGCATGTCGCGCTCCAGGATCACCGCTTCTGCGGCGTTGGGGATGCCCATCAGTCCGAGGCGGGTCGCGAATTCGCCTTCGTTCATCACGCCTTCGCCGACGAGATCGGGGTCCTCGGTGTGATGCACGATCAGCGCATCGAAATCGCGGGCATAGGTCAACGCGCGGCGCATCACCTGCGCGTTGGTCACGCTCCTGTCGCCATCGCTGAAGGCGACGGCGCCGGCGGCCTTGAGCAGGCCGAACTCGGTCATTTCCTCGCCGCGCAGACCCTTCGTCAGTGCGGCCATCGGCTGGATATTGACGATCGCGGTGTCGCGGGCTCTGCGCATCACGAAATCGACGGTTGCCGAATTGTCGATGACGGGCGAGGTGTCGGGCTGGCAGATGATGGTGGTGACGCCGCCGGTCGCGGCCGCCTGGCTTGCGGAGGCGAAGGTCTCGCGGTGGCTGAAGCCCGGCTCGCCGACGAAGGCGCGCATATCGACGAGGCCCGGGGCGACGATCTTGCCGGAGCAGTTGACGATGTCGGTGCCTTCGGGGACGCCGGCTGCGCCGATGCCGCGCCGGGTCTCGCGGATGATGCCATCGGCAATCAGGACGTCGCCGATGCCGTCGAAATCCCGTGAGGGATCGACGACGCGGGCGTTGGCGAGCAGGATGGGGCGGCGGTCGATCAGCATCGGCATCACGCGTTCGGCAAGTTGCGGGCGAGCGCTTCCAGTACGGCCATGCGCACGGCGACGCCCATTTCCACTTGTTCGCGGATCAGGGACTGCGCCCCGTCGGCGACGGCGGAGTCGATCTCCACGCCACGGTTCATGGGACCGGGATGCATCACGAGTGCGTCCGGCTTGGCGTAAGCGAGCTTCTTCTGGTCGAGCCCGAAATAGTTGAAGTACTCGCTTGACGACGGCACGAAGGAGCCGTTCATCCGCTCGCGCTGGAGCCGCAGCATCATGACGATGTCGGCGCCCTCCAGCCCCTCGCGCATGTCGCGCGCGACCTCGACGCCCATCCGCTCGATCCCGGGCGGCAGCAGCGTGGAGGGGCCGACGACGCGGACACGGGCGCCCATGGTGTTGAGCAGGATGATGTTGGAGCGGGCAACGCGCGAATGCAGCACGTCGCCGCAGATCGCGACCACGAGTCCCTCGATCCGGCCCTTGTTGCGGCGGATGGTCAGCGCGTCGAGCAGGGCTTGCGTGGGATGCTCATGCGCGCCGTCGCCGGCATTGATCACGGAACCGTCAACCTTGCGCGCCAGCAGTTCCACCGCGCCGGAGGCGTGATGGCGCACCACCAGGATGTCCGGATGCATCGCGTTCAACGTGACCGCGGTGTCCATCAGCGTTTCGCCCTTGCGGATCGAGGACGATGACACCGACATGTTCATGACGTCGGCGCCCAGCCGCTTGCCGGCAAGCTCGAACGAGGACTGGGTCCGGGTCGAGGCCTCGAAGAACAGGTTCACTTGCGTCCGTCCACGCAGGACGGTGCGCTTCTTGTCAACCTGGCGGTTGAGCTCGACATACTCTTCGGACAGGTCGAGAAGGCCGGTGATGTCGGCCGCGGAAAGGCCCTCGATGCCCAGCAAATGCCGGTGGCCGAGGACGAAGGTCGATTTCGATGTCATTAAAAGCAGAGCTATAGGCGGGGATGGGTGAGGGGGCAAGGGCCAAAGCTGAGGAAGTGAGTTATCCCCCGATCAGTCCCGGGTGTCGTGCGGCGCGCCCCTATCTGATGTGTCGCAGCTCTCCGTCATGCCTGGGCTTGTCTCGGACATCCACGCCCTTTTTGCGTCAAATGCGATAGAAGATCGTGGACGGCCGGGCATAGGCGAGCGGAAGCGACGCCGTCCTTCGGACGGCTATGCCCGGCCATGACGATGTGGGGGCTTTCGTTGAAGACAACTCTGACAGCGCTCTTGGCCGCAATAACGATCAGCGCAGCCCACGCCCAGTCGCTGCCCGGCGGCTTCGTCTATTTACGCGACATCGATCCCACGATCATCCAGGACATCCGCTACGCCTCCGCCAACAATTTCGTCGGCCGTCCACTCAATGGCTATGGCGCGGGCGAGTGCGTGGTGAAGCGGGAGGTTGGGATGCGGCTGAAGGCGGTTCAGCAGGAACTCGCCAGCCAAAATCTCTCGCTCAAGATGTTCGACTGCTACCGGCCGGCGCGCGCGTCCCTTGACATGGTCGCGTGGTCGCAGAACGGGCGGGAGACGGCCGCCGAGCGGCGCTACAATCCAAAAATTCCCAAGACCGAGCTGTTTCGCCTCGGCTACATCGCGAGCCGCTCGCAGCATTCCACCGGCGCCGCGCTCGACCTGACGCTGGTCGATCTCAAGGCCGACAATTCCGCCAAATTCGATCGATCAAAAGCCTATGCCGACTGCACCGCGCCGGTCGAGGCCCGGCCACCCGAAGGCAGCGTCGACATGGGCACCGGCTACGACTGCACCGATGTGAAGGGCCACACCGCGGCACGGTCGATCACGCCGGAGCAGCGCGCCTGGCGCAAGAGGCTGGTGGCCGCCATGGCCAGGCAAGGCTTTGTGAACTATTCGAAGGAGTGGTGGCATTTTTCCCTGCCGGGGGCAGGCGGGGCGGCCTATGATTTCCCGATCCAGCCGCGGCGGAACTGATTCCGGTCCGAGGACACGCCATGACCCAGCCGAGCTTCGCAACCCACGAGGTCTTCAACCAGTCGCCGCCCTTCGAGGACGTCGATCTCTTTGGAACGGACCGTCCTCTGGTCGAGGCGGTGAAGGGCAATGGCGGTGCCGCCGCGGAACAGGAGCTCTCCGACTTCGGCAAGCACTGGGGCTCGGCGGCGATGGCCGAGCGCGGGCGCGTGGCCAACGAGAACACGCCAAAGCTGCGCACCTTCGATTCCAAAGGCAACCGCCGCGACCAGGTCGAGTTTCATCCCGCCTATCATGAGTTGATGGCGCACAGCGCGCATGCCGGCGTGCACAATTCCACCTGGACTGTGGATGGGAAACCTTCGGGCGATGCTGCCGAGGTCATCCGCGCGGCAAAATTCTACATCGCCGCGCAGGTCGAGACCGGCCATCTCTGCCCGATCACGATGACGCGTGCCTCCGTCGCAGCGTTGGCGCTGCAACCCGACTTGCTTGCGCGCGTGATGCCGGTGCTGTCGACGCAAAGCTATGATCCTGCCTTCGCGCCATGGTGGCAGAAGCGCGGCATGACGCTCGGCATGGGCATGACCGAGAAGCAGGGTGGCACTGACGTCCGCGCCAACATGAGCCGCGCCGCGCGCGATGGGAACGCCTATCTGATCACGGGCCACAAATGGTTCATGTCCGCGCCGATGTGCGATGCCTTTCTCGTGCTCGCGCAGGCCGAGAACGGGTTGACCTGCTTCTTCATGCCGCGCTTTGCACCGGACGGATCGGTGAACGCGCTCCAGTTTCAGCGGCTGAAGGACAAGCTCGGTAATCGCTCGAATGCCTCATCGGAGGTCGAGTTCGTCGGCGCCTATGCCGAACGGGTGGGCGAGGAGGGCAAGGGCATCCGCACCATCATCCAGATGGTGCAGCTCACGCGGCAGGATTGCGCGATCGCCTCCAGCGGACTGATGCGTTCGGGCCTTGCCCACGCGCTGCACCATGCACGTCATCGCAGCGTGTTCCAGAAGCATCTGGCCGATCAGCCGCTGATGCAGGCGGTGCTGTCGGACATGGCGCTGCATGTGGAAGCGAGCGTCGCCTTGGTGATGCGCCTCTGCCGCGCCTTCGATCGCACGCCGCGCGATCCGACCGAAGCCGCCTACATGCGGCTGCTGACGCCCGCGATCAAATACTGGACCTGCAAGACCGCACCAGGCTTCCTCTACGAGGCGATGGAATGCCTCGGCGGCAACGGCTACGTCGAAGAGGGCATTTTGGCGCGCCACTATCGCGAGGCGCCGGTCAACGCGATCTGGGAAGGTTCGGGCAACGTGATGTGTCTCGACGTGCTCCGTGCGCTGGCGCGGGAGCCGGATGCGGCGATGGCGGTCCTGCAGGGGCTCGTTGCGGAGGCAAAGGGCTTGTCCGGAGCAGGTGAGGCGGCCGCTTTCATCGGCAACACCTTTCGCCGCGCGGATGGCGAGCGCGTCGCGCGCCTTGCGGTCGAGAAGCTTGCACTGCTTGCCGCCGCCGCCGCGCTCAACGGCGTCTCACCCCGCCACGCCGAGCTGTTCGCCGCCACGCGCCTCGCCGCGAACCACGCCAGCATGTATGGAGCGGTGGAGCTGGAGAGCGGAGATGTTCGGGCGCTGCTGGAACGGGCGCTGCCGTGAATTCTCCGGCGACTTGTTGCTCCGTCTTTCCGGGTTCGCCCTTTGGGCGCCCCGGAATGATTGCTTCCTAACGAAAGCCTCCTGATGGACACCCTCAATCCCCAACACCCGCCACTGATCATGTCGCCTGCGGACCACAAGCCGCGCGTCTGGAAATTCTGGGGCACGGCGCTGTGGGGTGTCCTCGTCTTCGTTGCGATGTTCGTCGGGCAGGTCGGGGCGATCGTCGTTCTCGTGGCGCTTCGCGGCCACCCGATCGACCTGGCCTCGATTGAGCTCGTTGGCCACGAGCCTCAGGCGCTCGCGCTGTCGGTGATCATGGGCCTGCCGGCGACGCTGGCGGCGGTCTGGCTCGCCGTCTGCCTCAAGCGCGCATCCTTCGTCGACTATCTCGCGCTGCGCTGGCCGTCCTGGAAGCAACTCCTGGTCGGCGCCATCGGTCTCCTCCTGCTGGTGCTGGCCTGGGAGACAATGTCGCGGGCGCTCGGCCGCGAGGCGACGCCGGGGTTCATGACCGATCTCCTGAAATCGGGCCGCGACAAGGGAGCAGCAGTGTTGCTGCTGCTCGCCTTCAGCGTCGCCGCGCCGATGTCCGAGGAAGTGCTCGCGCGCGGTTTCCTCTATCGGGGCTGGTCGGCAAGCTTCCTGCGCGTGCCCGGCGCGATCATCCTGTCGTCGCTGGTCTGGACGGTCGTGCATCTGCAGTACGACATGTACTTCCTCGCAGAGGTCTTCACGATCGGCGTGTGGTTCGGCTATATGCGCTATCGCGCCAACTCGCTGTGGCTCACCATCGTGCTGCATGCGCTGAACAATATGACCGCGGTGGTGCTGACGATGTGGCTGGGCAGTTAGGCGGGCGCTTGCCACAAGTTCTGTGACGATCCGATAGGTACCTCGCCGCCACCGGCGCCATTGGTCATTGACGGCCGGCAAAACGG is from Bradyrhizobium sp. ISRA430 and encodes:
- a CDS encoding amidase, with product MISLADLQRRIEAGELSPGAAIAQSLGAIEARERDVRAFVRHDKSARAQTSGPLRGIAVGIKDIIDTADFPTEMGSQIYRGWQPRGDAPVVMMLKRAGATIIGKTTTTAFASRDPTPTLNPHNAGHSPGGSSSGSAAAVGAGMIPLALGTQTGGSVIRPAAYCGVAAIKPSFRMLPTVGVKCYSWALDTVGLFGARAEDLARGLLAMTGRTEFSDIAAAKSPRIGIVRQDFAGPVEPAAEQGLQAAIKAAERAGASVETVDMPEAVREAWRIHPIIQDFEAHRALAWEFSERHDEIAPMLRASLDATVGLTPKQYDEARRIGRRGRRELGEVFEGVDVLLTYSAPGTAPAKELATTGDPRYNRLWTLMGNPCVNVPVLKVGGLPIGVQVIARFGNDPGALAVARFLEEALAKSN
- a CDS encoding patatin-like phospholipase family protein codes for the protein MSEKIVGTHDEGGLQGAARTPASMLLAAADIWSGAPSPSPAPVPAPSSPHQRTPDPVVQAPAPIVSVTAVAARTPTRVRSEQWPPQKLSLALQGGGTFAAFTWGVLERLLEEPAIEINTISGASAGAINALLLASGLAEGGREAARARLNRFWVRLMHEASFRSLMLVGGFSPAGSSVAFGPTLRSGQFDPFDLDPLRQALSRDINFAALCQAGCPKLLIAATRIRDGQQQIFGNDAITADVALASTCPPLVHCAIEIDGEAYWDGGFGGNPPLLRLAQHSTASDLLLVQVTPARDSYVPITLAAIDRRLDQIAANAALNAEVAALEWARPHAAPDLRLFRLAAEDEIEGLAQRSSADLGRGFIRLLHRSGREAAERWLRKDAGVSKSSPKAPDQKAVRAEPALV
- the plsY gene encoding glycerol-3-phosphate 1-O-acyltransferase PlsY, whose protein sequence is MGLEAFLPVAFVIGYLLGSIPFGLVLTKLAGTQDLRSIGSGNIGATNVLRTGRKGLAAATLLLDALKGTAAVVIAGSVAGPNAAMLAGLGAFLGHLFPVWLKFKGGKGVAVYIGILLGLFWPGAVVFCLLWLATAFTTRYSSLSALVASFVTPLFLWWFGHPALASLAAVLTLLLFYMHRENIKRLQSGTESRIGQKT
- a CDS encoding dihydroorotase, with amino-acid sequence MLIDRRPILLANARVVDPSRDFDGIGDVLIADGIIRETRRGIGAAGVPEGTDIVNCSGKIVAPGLVDMRAFVGEPGFSHRETFASASQAAATGGVTTIICQPDTSPVIDNSATVDFVMRRARDTAIVNIQPMAALTKGLRGEEMTEFGLLKAAGAVAFSDGDRSVTNAQVMRRALTYARDFDALIVHHTEDPDLVGEGVMNEGEFATRLGLMGIPNAAEAVILERDMRLVALTGGRYHAASLSCIDSLDILKRARDAGLSVSASVSINNIALNENDIGPYRTFLKLSPPLRTEDDRRALVAAVASGLVDVIMSDHNPQDVEVKRLPFAEAASGAVGLETMLPAGLRLVHNGEMELKTLIRAMSTRPAELLGLPGGTLRPGAPADVIVVDPDTPWVVDPVDLKSPCKNTPFDEARFTGRVMRTIVGGRTVYEHV
- a CDS encoding aspartate carbamoyltransferase catalytic subunit, coding for MTSKSTFVLGHRHLLGIEGLSAADITGLLDLSEEYVELNRQVDKKRTVLRGRTQVNLFFEASTRTQSSFELAGKRLGADVMNMSVSSSSIRKGETLMDTAVTLNAMHPDILVVRHHASGAVELLARKVDGSVINAGDGAHEHPTQALLDALTIRRNKGRIEGLVVAICGDVLHSRVARSNIILLNTMGARVRVVGPSTLLPPGIERMGVEVARDMREGLEGADIVMMLRLQRERMNGSFVPSSSEYFNYFGLDQKKLAYAKPDALVMHPGPMNRGVEIDSAVADGAQSLIREQVEMGVAVRMAVLEALARNLPNA
- a CDS encoding M15 family metallopeptidase; translated protein: MTMWGLSLKTTLTALLAAITISAAHAQSLPGGFVYLRDIDPTIIQDIRYASANNFVGRPLNGYGAGECVVKREVGMRLKAVQQELASQNLSLKMFDCYRPARASLDMVAWSQNGRETAAERRYNPKIPKTELFRLGYIASRSQHSTGAALDLTLVDLKADNSAKFDRSKAYADCTAPVEARPPEGSVDMGTGYDCTDVKGHTAARSITPEQRAWRKRLVAAMARQGFVNYSKEWWHFSLPGAGGAAYDFPIQPRRN
- a CDS encoding acyl-CoA dehydrogenase family protein; this translates as MTQPSFATHEVFNQSPPFEDVDLFGTDRPLVEAVKGNGGAAAEQELSDFGKHWGSAAMAERGRVANENTPKLRTFDSKGNRRDQVEFHPAYHELMAHSAHAGVHNSTWTVDGKPSGDAAEVIRAAKFYIAAQVETGHLCPITMTRASVAALALQPDLLARVMPVLSTQSYDPAFAPWWQKRGMTLGMGMTEKQGGTDVRANMSRAARDGNAYLITGHKWFMSAPMCDAFLVLAQAENGLTCFFMPRFAPDGSVNALQFQRLKDKLGNRSNASSEVEFVGAYAERVGEEGKGIRTIIQMVQLTRQDCAIASSGLMRSGLAHALHHARHRSVFQKHLADQPLMQAVLSDMALHVEASVALVMRLCRAFDRTPRDPTEAAYMRLLTPAIKYWTCKTAPGFLYEAMECLGGNGYVEEGILARHYREAPVNAIWEGSGNVMCLDVLRALAREPDAAMAVLQGLVAEAKGLSGAGEAAAFIGNTFRRADGERVARLAVEKLALLAAAAALNGVSPRHAELFAATRLAANHASMYGAVELESGDVRALLERALP
- a CDS encoding type II CAAX endopeptidase family protein — its product is MDTLNPQHPPLIMSPADHKPRVWKFWGTALWGVLVFVAMFVGQVGAIVVLVALRGHPIDLASIELVGHEPQALALSVIMGLPATLAAVWLAVCLKRASFVDYLALRWPSWKQLLVGAIGLLLLVLAWETMSRALGREATPGFMTDLLKSGRDKGAAVLLLLAFSVAAPMSEEVLARGFLYRGWSASFLRVPGAIILSSLVWTVVHLQYDMYFLAEVFTIGVWFGYMRYRANSLWLTIVLHALNNMTAVVLTMWLGS